Proteins encoded by one window of Lepeophtheirus salmonis chromosome 3, UVic_Lsal_1.4, whole genome shotgun sequence:
- the Nrg gene encoding neuroglian isoform X7, which produces MDHKSGMYSFLILCSILPSSIGIVQSPPRMIKQPPTDELLFQVKSRQDENDKPFIIECEAEGEPAPMYRWEKNGEPYDWQVYDERISQQPGRGTFLITKPRDEEIGEIFDYRRVEGQYQCFATNEWGTATSNSVYVRKSELNNFVDEPPKTKTVEEGEPFGIPCNSPTGWPKPSVYWLKMSQNWHKTLNSSRITVDPEGTLWFSNITKEDSSEDFLYACSASSYFRNEYKVGNKVHLQVIQSGSNAGLQNKREPVFQYANKRSEIALRGKEMKLWCIFGGTPLPEIRWRKQGGPLPPGRTTLDNYGKTLVIKHVDFEDAGDYTCEASNGVGIAKSYSISIEVHARPRFIVEPEIMITTEGESVDFLCQADGYPTPSIQWIYNGAKIEKAPPHPNRFITPDRITITNVSKSDTGNYGCNASNVNGYVYKDVYVNVLDLPPEITVPPEETAQTVDGKAMTMKCETFGAPKPIVKWFHNNEELTGGRYKVQDSGDLLIQDVKFFDAGNYTCKAENKFGKASASGTLTVKEHTRISTGPKDYEVEAGDSATFRCNAVYDSELELDIHWLKNGKLIDFDIEPRFIQSSDQSLTITKTTELDSGQYTCLAKSSLDSAQASASLIVQDVPNPPSLLWVNCNSEDAVVTWAPMGDNRAPILNYKMLYNTSFTPDTWEVATDTVPASDTSFKVSMSPWTNYTFKVIARNQVGDSFPSGHSETCLTPERIPFKNPDNVEGRGTSPNNLVIYWTPMPQIEHNAPKFQYRVYWKKDEEDASWIIEDIADWRVKELVIDNQPTYSRYQIKVVAHNRIGEAKMKAKPVIGWSGENQPSEAPLNFTLLDVVGPRSAYVSWDPVSLDSINGDFKGYKIQTWTNSSGEEKFREIPWGKDTTEAFVQSFKPFSLNYARVLAFNGAYNGPPSNIIEVRTGEGLPGPVDMLECFPMGSSALLLAWNKPEEVNGILRGYRIYYKEVNKTHFGPEIERYPKIRNPSADKAKLAGLKPHQKYRVIIRAETRVGQGMRFYTECNTNPQALTPPSRPRFTYSLMNPENGQSRVKVTWKPRVEGNPGSHFYVQYKKSMDTTYLASDEELNEDSVVIRGLDPGYTYDFRVVAVDGVHETPSDPLPVYTYASLPIVGAADSQSYLAHSGWFIGMLLAIIFLIFLCIIVAIIKRNRGGKYAVSEHEAAHGRKDYDDAGFPEYTQPLDDRNTRPPRSTEFKPPMESDNDSIADYADGENTAGMAEDGSFIGKYRRERNSEQSSTFATLV; this is translated from the exons ATGGATCATAAAAGTGGaatgtattcatttttgataCTCTGTTCAATACTTCCGTCCTCCATTGGAATCG taCAATCCCCTCCGCGTATGATCAAGCAACCTCCAACGGATGAGCTTCTCTTTCAAGTTAAATCCCGTCAGGACGAGAATGACAAACCCTTTATTATAGAATGTGAGGCTGAAGGCGAACCAGCTCCAAT GTATCGATGGGAGAAGAATGGAGAACCCTACGATTGGCAAGTCTATGACGAACGGATATCTCAGCAGCCTGGCCGAGGAACCTTTCTCATTACAAAACCCCGAGATGAAGAAATTG GTGAAATATTTGACTATCGAAGAGTTGAAG GACAATATCAATGTTTTGCCACAAACGAATGGGGAACGGCTACTTCCAACTCCGTCTATGTAAGAAAGTCTGAATTAAATAACTTTGTTGATGAACCACCCAAAACGAAGACTGTTGAAGAGGGAGAACCATTTGGTATTCCCTGTAATTCCCCTACTGGATGGCCCAAACCCTCTGTCTATTGGCTCAAAATG AGTCAAAATTGGCATAAAACACTTAATTCCTCTAGAATCACAGTTGATCCCGAAGGAACTCTTTGGTTCTCAAATATCACAAAGGAAGACAGTTCCGAAGACTTTTTATATGCTTGTTCTGCCTCTTCATACTTCCGCAATGAGTACAAAGTTGGAAATAAAGTTCATCTCCAAGTCATTCAATCTGGATCCAATGCTGGACTTCAAAACAAAAGGGAACCTGTTTTTCAATATGCAAATAAACGATCCGAAATAGCTCTTCGtggaaaagaaatgaaattatggTGTATTTTTGGTGGAACTCCTCTCCCTGAAATCCGGTGGAGAAAGCAAGGAGGTCCACTCCCTCCTGGCCGAACCACACTTGATAATTATGGAAAAACATTAGTTATTAAACATGTTGATTTTGAAGACGCAGGGGATTACACATGTGAGGCTAGCAATGGTGTTGGAATTGCAAAGTCTTACAGTATTTCGATCGAAGTACATGCTCGACCAAGATTCATTGTCGAACCCGAAATCATGATTACGACTGAAGGAGAGAGCGTGGATTTCTTGTGTCAAGCTGATGGTTATCCTACTCCGTCGATCCAGTGGATTTACAATGGTGCCAAAATTGAAAAAGCTCCTCCTCATCCCAACCGTTTTATCACACCAGATAGAATTACTATTACAAATGTTTCTAAATCTGATACGGGTAACTATGGTTGTAACGCCTCTAACGTGAACGGTTATGTTTACAAAGACGTTTACGTAAATGTTTTGGATCTTCCACCTGAAATTACAGTTCCTCCAGAAGAAACAGCACAAACTGTTGATGGTAAGGCCATGACTATGAAATGTGAAACATTTGGTGCTCCTAAGCCCATTGTTAAATGGtttcataataatgaagaaCTTACTGGTGGAAGATATAAGGTTCAAGACTCTGGGGATTTGCTTATtca GGatgtcaaattttttgatgCCGGAAATTACACGTGTAAagctgaaaataaatttgggaaAGCCAGTGCAAGTGGTACTTTAACGGTTAAAGAACACACTAGGATATCAACTGGTCCTAAAGACTATGAAGTAGAAGCTGGTGATTCGGCTACTTTTCGATGTAATGCAGTATATGACTCAGAGTTAGAACTTGACATTCATTGGCTAAAAAATGGTAAACTGATTGATTTCGATATTGAGCCTCGGTTTATTCAGTCCTCTGATCAGTCTTTGACAATCACCAAGACAACAGAATTGGATTCAGGTCAATATACTTGCTTAGCTAAGTCATCATTGGACTCAGCTCAAGCAAGTGCATCACTGATTGTTCAAGATGTTCCCAATCCTCCCTCCTTACTTTGGGTTAATTGTAATTCTGAAGATGCGGTTGTGACTTGGGCGCCTATGGGTGACAATAGAGCTCCCATcttgaattataaaatgttgtatAATACATCATTTACTCCTGATACCTGGGAGGTTGCAACGGATACAGTTCCTGCTAGTGATACGTCCTTTAAAGTATCAATGTCACCTTGGACCAATTATACTTTCAAAGTTATTGCTCGAAATCAAGTAGGAGATTCTTTCCCTTCGGGACATTCAGAGACTTGTCTCACTCCAGAGagaattccatttaaaaatccAGATAATGTTGAAGGAAGAGGGACATCCCCTAACAATTTGGTTATTTATTGGACG CCCATGCCGCAAATAGAACACAATGCTCCAAAGTTTCAGTATCGAGTATATTGGAAAAAAGATGAAGAGGATGCTTCTTGGATTATTGAAGATATTGCTGATTGGAGAGTCAAGGAACTTGTTATTGATAACCAACCCACATATTCTAGATATCAAATTAAAGTAGTGGCTCATAATCGTATAGGAGAAGCTAAGATGAAAGCAAAGCCAGTTATTGGATGGTCGGGAGAAAATCAGCCTTCAGAAGCTCCTCTAAATTTTACTCTTCTAGATGTTGTCGGCCCTCGTTCTGCCTATGTTTCTTGGGATCCTGTTAGTTTAGATTCAATTAATGGGGACTTTAAAGGTTACAAAATACAAACATGGACCAACTCCTCGGGTGAAGAGAAATTCAGAGAAATTCCATGGGGCAAGGATACGACAGAAGCCTTTGTTCAGTCATTTAAaccattttcattaaattatgctCGTGTTTTGGCATTTAATGGTGCATACAATGGtccaccatctaatattattgaGGTTCGCACTGGAGAAGGTCTTCCAGGTCCTGTAGATATGCTTGAATGCTTCCCTATGGGTTCATCTGCTCTTCTACTTGCATGGAACAAGCCAGAGGAAGTTAATGGTATTCTCAGAGGGTATCGTATTTACTATAAGGAAGTCAACAAGACGCATTTTGGTCCAGAAATAGAACGATATCCAAAAATTAGGAACCCAAGTGCCGATAAAGCTAAGCTCGCAGGATTGAAACCTCATCAAAAGTATCGAGTAATCATAAGAGCTGAAACCCGTGTTGGACAAGGAATGCGATTTTATACCGAATGTAACACAAACCCTCAAGCTCTGACTCCACCCTCTAGACCAAGATTTACTTATTCTCTTATGAATCCTGAGAACGGACAGTCCAGAGTTAAAGTAACGTGGAAGCCCCGTGTAGAGGGTAATCCAGGATCTCATTTCTATGTTCAGTATAA gAAAAGTATGGATACCACGTACCTGGCTTCAGATGAAGAGCTTAATGAGGACTCTGTCGTTATTCGTGGACTTGATCCAGGATATACTTATGACTTCCGTGTTGTCGCTGTAGATGGCGTTCATGAAACGCCGAGCGACCCTCTTCCAGTATATACTTATGCCTCCCTACCTATTGTGGGTGCAGCAGACTCTCAATCCTATTTGGCTCATTCCGGCTGGTTCATCGGAATGTTGCTAGCAATAATTTTCCtcatatttttatgcattattgtggccattattaaaagaaatcgTGGAGGGAAATATGCAGTTTCTGAGCATGAAGCAGCTCATGGAAGAAAGGATTACGATGATGCTGGTTTTCCAGAGTATACTCAACc gtTAGACGATCGGAATACTCGTCCTCCGCGCTCTACAGAGTTTAAACCGCCGATGGAGTCTGACAATGATAGCATTGCAGATTATGCAGATGGTGAGAATACAG cgGGTATGGCGGAAGATGGATCCTTCATTGGGAAATACCGTAGAGAACGCAATTCTGAGCAATCCTCCACATTTGCCACGctagtttaa
- the Nrg gene encoding neuroglian isoform X4, producing MDHKSGMYSFLILCSILPSSIGIVIPEGKLVQSPPRMIKQPPTDELLFQVKSRQDENDKPFIIECEAEGEPAPMYRWEKNGEPYDWQVYDERISQQPGRGTFLITKPRDEEIGQYQCFATNEWGTATSNSVYVRKSELNNFVDEPPKTKTVEEGEPFGIPCNSPTGWPKPSVYWLKMSQNWHKTLNSSRITVDPEGTLWFSNITKEDSSEDFLYACSASSYFRNEYKVGNKVHLQVIQSGSNAGLQNKREPVFQYANKRSEIALRGKEMKLWCIFGGTPLPEIRWRKQGGPLPPGRTTLDNYGKTLVIKHVDFEDAGDYTCEASNGVGIAKSYSISIEVHARPRFIVEPEIMITTEGESVDFLCQADGYPTPSIQWIYNGAKIEKAPPHPNRFITPDRITITNVSKSDTGNYGCNASNVNGYVYKDVYVNVLDLPPEITVPPEETAQTVDGKAMTMKCETFGAPKPIVKWFHNNEELTGGRYKVQDSGDLLIQDVKFFDAGNYTCKAENKFGKASASGTLTVKEHTRISTGPKDYEVEAGDSATFRCNAVYDSELELDIHWLKNGKLIDFDIEPRFIQSSDQSLTITKTTELDSGQYTCLAKSSLDSAQASASLIVQDVPNPPSLLWVNCNSEDAVVTWAPMGDNRAPILNYKMLYNTSFTPDTWEVATDTVPASDTSFKVSMSPWTNYTFKVIARNQVGDSFPSGHSETCLTPERIPFKNPDNVEGRGTSPNNLVIYWTPMPQIEHNAPKFQYRVYWKKDEEDASWIIEDIADWRVKELVIDNQPTYSRYQIKVVAHNRIGEAKMKAKPVIGWSGENQPSEAPLNFTLLDVVGPRSAYVSWDPVSLDSINGDFKGYKIQTWTNSSGEEKFREIPWGKDTTEAFVQSFKPFSLNYARVLAFNGAYNGPPSNIIEVRTGEGLPGPVDMLECFPMGSSALLLAWNKPEEVNGILRGYRIYYKEVNKTHFGPEIERYPKIRNPSADKAKLAGLKPHQKYRVIIRAETRVGQGMRFYTECNTNPQALTPPSRPRFTYSLMNPENGQSRVKVTWKPRVEGNPGSHFYVQYKKSMDTTYLASDEELNEDSVVIRGLDPGYTYDFRVVAVDGVHETPSDPLPVYTYASLPIVGAADSQSYLAHSGWFIGMLLAIIFLIFLCIIVAIIKRNRGGKYAVSEHEAAHGRKDYDDAGFPEYTQPLDDRNTRPPRSTEFKPPMESDNDSIADYADDFPFDEDGSFIGQYGSIKRKYRKPSSYKDPSNFVTSLTKTQSNQGTFV from the exons ATGGATCATAAAAGTGGaatgtattcatttttgataCTCTGTTCAATACTTCCGTCCTCCATTGGAATCG ttattcCTGAAGGAAAATTGG taCAATCCCCTCCGCGTATGATCAAGCAACCTCCAACGGATGAGCTTCTCTTTCAAGTTAAATCCCGTCAGGACGAGAATGACAAACCCTTTATTATAGAATGTGAGGCTGAAGGCGAACCAGCTCCAAT GTATCGATGGGAGAAGAATGGAGAACCCTACGATTGGCAAGTCTATGACGAACGGATATCTCAGCAGCCTGGCCGAGGAACCTTTCTCATTACAAAACCCCGAGATGAAGAAATTG GACAATATCAATGTTTTGCCACAAACGAATGGGGAACGGCTACTTCCAACTCCGTCTATGTAAGAAAGTCTGAATTAAATAACTTTGTTGATGAACCACCCAAAACGAAGACTGTTGAAGAGGGAGAACCATTTGGTATTCCCTGTAATTCCCCTACTGGATGGCCCAAACCCTCTGTCTATTGGCTCAAAATG AGTCAAAATTGGCATAAAACACTTAATTCCTCTAGAATCACAGTTGATCCCGAAGGAACTCTTTGGTTCTCAAATATCACAAAGGAAGACAGTTCCGAAGACTTTTTATATGCTTGTTCTGCCTCTTCATACTTCCGCAATGAGTACAAAGTTGGAAATAAAGTTCATCTCCAAGTCATTCAATCTGGATCCAATGCTGGACTTCAAAACAAAAGGGAACCTGTTTTTCAATATGCAAATAAACGATCCGAAATAGCTCTTCGtggaaaagaaatgaaattatggTGTATTTTTGGTGGAACTCCTCTCCCTGAAATCCGGTGGAGAAAGCAAGGAGGTCCACTCCCTCCTGGCCGAACCACACTTGATAATTATGGAAAAACATTAGTTATTAAACATGTTGATTTTGAAGACGCAGGGGATTACACATGTGAGGCTAGCAATGGTGTTGGAATTGCAAAGTCTTACAGTATTTCGATCGAAGTACATGCTCGACCAAGATTCATTGTCGAACCCGAAATCATGATTACGACTGAAGGAGAGAGCGTGGATTTCTTGTGTCAAGCTGATGGTTATCCTACTCCGTCGATCCAGTGGATTTACAATGGTGCCAAAATTGAAAAAGCTCCTCCTCATCCCAACCGTTTTATCACACCAGATAGAATTACTATTACAAATGTTTCTAAATCTGATACGGGTAACTATGGTTGTAACGCCTCTAACGTGAACGGTTATGTTTACAAAGACGTTTACGTAAATGTTTTGGATCTTCCACCTGAAATTACAGTTCCTCCAGAAGAAACAGCACAAACTGTTGATGGTAAGGCCATGACTATGAAATGTGAAACATTTGGTGCTCCTAAGCCCATTGTTAAATGGtttcataataatgaagaaCTTACTGGTGGAAGATATAAGGTTCAAGACTCTGGGGATTTGCTTATtca GGatgtcaaattttttgatgCCGGAAATTACACGTGTAAagctgaaaataaatttgggaaAGCCAGTGCAAGTGGTACTTTAACGGTTAAAGAACACACTAGGATATCAACTGGTCCTAAAGACTATGAAGTAGAAGCTGGTGATTCGGCTACTTTTCGATGTAATGCAGTATATGACTCAGAGTTAGAACTTGACATTCATTGGCTAAAAAATGGTAAACTGATTGATTTCGATATTGAGCCTCGGTTTATTCAGTCCTCTGATCAGTCTTTGACAATCACCAAGACAACAGAATTGGATTCAGGTCAATATACTTGCTTAGCTAAGTCATCATTGGACTCAGCTCAAGCAAGTGCATCACTGATTGTTCAAGATGTTCCCAATCCTCCCTCCTTACTTTGGGTTAATTGTAATTCTGAAGATGCGGTTGTGACTTGGGCGCCTATGGGTGACAATAGAGCTCCCATcttgaattataaaatgttgtatAATACATCATTTACTCCTGATACCTGGGAGGTTGCAACGGATACAGTTCCTGCTAGTGATACGTCCTTTAAAGTATCAATGTCACCTTGGACCAATTATACTTTCAAAGTTATTGCTCGAAATCAAGTAGGAGATTCTTTCCCTTCGGGACATTCAGAGACTTGTCTCACTCCAGAGagaattccatttaaaaatccAGATAATGTTGAAGGAAGAGGGACATCCCCTAACAATTTGGTTATTTATTGGACG CCCATGCCGCAAATAGAACACAATGCTCCAAAGTTTCAGTATCGAGTATATTGGAAAAAAGATGAAGAGGATGCTTCTTGGATTATTGAAGATATTGCTGATTGGAGAGTCAAGGAACTTGTTATTGATAACCAACCCACATATTCTAGATATCAAATTAAAGTAGTGGCTCATAATCGTATAGGAGAAGCTAAGATGAAAGCAAAGCCAGTTATTGGATGGTCGGGAGAAAATCAGCCTTCAGAAGCTCCTCTAAATTTTACTCTTCTAGATGTTGTCGGCCCTCGTTCTGCCTATGTTTCTTGGGATCCTGTTAGTTTAGATTCAATTAATGGGGACTTTAAAGGTTACAAAATACAAACATGGACCAACTCCTCGGGTGAAGAGAAATTCAGAGAAATTCCATGGGGCAAGGATACGACAGAAGCCTTTGTTCAGTCATTTAAaccattttcattaaattatgctCGTGTTTTGGCATTTAATGGTGCATACAATGGtccaccatctaatattattgaGGTTCGCACTGGAGAAGGTCTTCCAGGTCCTGTAGATATGCTTGAATGCTTCCCTATGGGTTCATCTGCTCTTCTACTTGCATGGAACAAGCCAGAGGAAGTTAATGGTATTCTCAGAGGGTATCGTATTTACTATAAGGAAGTCAACAAGACGCATTTTGGTCCAGAAATAGAACGATATCCAAAAATTAGGAACCCAAGTGCCGATAAAGCTAAGCTCGCAGGATTGAAACCTCATCAAAAGTATCGAGTAATCATAAGAGCTGAAACCCGTGTTGGACAAGGAATGCGATTTTATACCGAATGTAACACAAACCCTCAAGCTCTGACTCCACCCTCTAGACCAAGATTTACTTATTCTCTTATGAATCCTGAGAACGGACAGTCCAGAGTTAAAGTAACGTGGAAGCCCCGTGTAGAGGGTAATCCAGGATCTCATTTCTATGTTCAGTATAA gAAAAGTATGGATACCACGTACCTGGCTTCAGATGAAGAGCTTAATGAGGACTCTGTCGTTATTCGTGGACTTGATCCAGGATATACTTATGACTTCCGTGTTGTCGCTGTAGATGGCGTTCATGAAACGCCGAGCGACCCTCTTCCAGTATATACTTATGCCTCCCTACCTATTGTGGGTGCAGCAGACTCTCAATCCTATTTGGCTCATTCCGGCTGGTTCATCGGAATGTTGCTAGCAATAATTTTCCtcatatttttatgcattattgtggccattattaaaagaaatcgTGGAGGGAAATATGCAGTTTCTGAGCATGAAGCAGCTCATGGAAGAAAGGATTACGATGATGCTGGTTTTCCAGAGTATACTCAACc gtTAGACGATCGGAATACTCGTCCTCCGCGCTCTACAGAGTTTAAACCGCCGATGGAGTCTGACAATGATAGCATTGCAGATTATGCAGATG ATTTTCCATTTGACGAAGATGGTTCCTTTATAGGGCAATATGGCTCAATTAAACGGAAATATAGAAAGCCTTCCTCCTATAAAGATCCCTCAAATTTTGTCACATCTCTCACTAAGACTCAATCAAACCAGGGAACATTTGTATAA